The Poseidonibacter antarcticus genome includes a region encoding these proteins:
- the selD gene encoding selenide, water dikinase SelD: MNNEYKLTKFVQAAGCAAKMGPGDLKQTLCNLSPKDERILVGFDTAEDASVYQINRSQAIVQTLDFITPVVDDPYVYGQIAAANSLSDVFAMGAEVKTALNIVGFDKKNLSPEALGEILNGGNEKIKECGGLLLGGHTIESPEMYYGLSVTGIIHPNDIIKNNTSQIGHVLVLTKPLGMGILTTAIKRDLLHIDMIKYCANIMASLNYLPSKIMRKYDVSSCTDITGFGLLGHSLESVNANTSFSIQSSEVPIIHEAIALSEENVIPGGTKKNMKYIEDKVLYMSGLARHIEVLLCDAQTSGGLLIAMDKDDAKEYIKEIEDLSFGYATIIGEVIPKAAKDIIVH, encoded by the coding sequence ATGAATAACGAATATAAATTAACTAAATTCGTTCAAGCTGCTGGTTGTGCTGCAAAGATGGGTCCGGGGGACTTAAAACAAACTCTTTGTAACCTTTCGCCAAAAGATGAAAGAATATTAGTAGGATTTGACACAGCTGAAGATGCTAGTGTATATCAAATAAATAGAAGTCAAGCTATCGTTCAAACATTAGATTTTATTACACCTGTTGTAGATGATCCTTATGTTTATGGACAAATAGCAGCTGCAAATTCACTATCAGATGTCTTTGCAATGGGAGCAGAAGTTAAAACAGCTTTAAATATTGTAGGATTTGATAAAAAGAACTTATCACCTGAAGCCTTGGGAGAAATTCTAAATGGTGGAAATGAAAAAATCAAAGAATGTGGTGGATTATTATTAGGTGGTCATACTATAGAATCACCTGAAATGTATTATGGCTTATCTGTTACTGGAATAATTCATCCAAATGATATTATAAAAAATAATACATCGCAAATAGGTCATGTTTTAGTTTTAACAAAACCTCTTGGAATGGGTATTTTAACAACTGCAATTAAAAGAGATTTATTGCATATTGATATGATAAAGTATTGTGCTAATATTATGGCATCGTTAAATTATTTACCTTCTAAAATTATGAGAAAATATGATGTAAGTTCTTGTACTGATATTACAGGATTTGGTTTATTAGGTCATAGTTTAGAATCAGTAAATGCTAATACATCATTTTCAATTCAATCATCAGAAGTTCCAATAATACACGAAGCAATTGCATTATCAGAAGAAAATGTAATTCCTGGTGGAACTAAAAAAAATATGAAATATATTGAAGATAAAGTTTTATATATGAGTGGATTAGCTCGTCATATTGAAGTACTATTGTGTGATGCACAAACTTCAGGTGGATTATTGATAGCTATGGATAAAGATGATGCAAAAGAATATATAAAAGAAATTGAAGATTTATCTTTTGGTTATGCTACTATTATTGGAGAAGTTATTCCAAAAGCTGCAAAAGATATTATAGTTCATTAA
- a CDS encoding rhodanese-like domain-containing protein, translating to MNKNEKLEQYYARCDMSQIKGHLKTLLQSAKKEIKEITVEEIDLENMVLIDVREADEFASGVIPAKKVFTIPRGKLEFAVDDKLVDVSDHQVVCYCLKGARGLLGAKTLKDLGFSNVSNLQGGIEKWVQSGKSIENYLGSFKLDI from the coding sequence ATGAATAAAAATGAAAAACTAGAACAGTATTATGCTCGTTGTGATATGAGTCAAATTAAAGGTCATTTAAAAACTTTACTTCAAAGTGCTAAAAAAGAGATAAAAGAAATAACTGTAGAAGAAATAGACCTTGAAAATATGGTTCTTATTGATGTACGTGAAGCAGATGAATTTGCATCAGGTGTAATTCCAGCGAAGAAAGTTTTTACAATACCAAGAGGAAAACTAGAATTTGCAGTAGATGATAAACTTGTAGATGTAAGTGACCATCAAGTTGTTTGTTATTGTCTTAAGGGAGCTAGAGGTTTACTTGGAGCAAAAACGCTTAAAGATTTAGGATTTAGCAATGTATCTAATCTTCAAGGTGGTATAGAAAAATGGGTTCAATCAGGGAAAAGTATCGAAAACTATTTAGGTTCTTTTAAACTTGACATATAA
- a CDS encoding sulfite exporter TauE/SafE family protein, whose product MEMDFIIGLAVIVFFASMVHGSIGFGFGMISTPLIALFTDIQTTIMLMLIPTMVVNIASIVSEGKFFEAIKKFWFIITLMVIGSIIGTILLVYTNSEFFKLLLAFIIFLYLIQSRINIKAAFVSKYPKASTYFLGIVGGTISGLTNVVAPLMIMYTLELKYSKKDTIQLSNLCFLFTKIGQLAVFLYFGTFTMHTFEISLLSLLAIAVGLFFGVKLKRKIDKELYKKILQGLLFIIASMLVVVSV is encoded by the coding sequence ATGGAAATGGATTTCATAATTGGATTAGCAGTAATAGTATTTTTTGCCTCTATGGTTCACGGAAGTATTGGATTTGGATTTGGTATGATTTCAACTCCACTTATAGCATTGTTTACGGATATTCAAACTACTATAATGTTGATGCTTATTCCTACAATGGTTGTAAATATTGCTAGTATTGTAAGTGAGGGTAAGTTTTTTGAGGCTATAAAAAAGTTTTGGTTTATTATCACTCTTATGGTCATAGGTAGTATTATTGGTACTATTCTTCTTGTATATACAAATTCAGAGTTTTTTAAACTTCTACTAGCTTTTATTATCTTTTTATATTTAATTCAATCAAGAATAAATATAAAAGCTGCTTTTGTTTCAAAATATCCAAAAGCATCAACGTATTTCTTGGGAATAGTTGGTGGGACTATCTCAGGTCTTACAAATGTTGTTGCTCCTTTGATGATTATGTATACGCTTGAGCTTAAATACTCAAAAAAAGATACAATTCAGCTTTCAAACTTATGCTTTTTATTTACAAAAATAGGACAATTAGCAGTATTTTTATATTTTGGAACATTTACAATGCATACTTTTGAAATTTCATTACTTAGTTTACTTGCTATTGCAGTTGGATTATTTTTTGGAGTTAAATTAAAAAGAAAAATTGATAAAGAACTTTATAAAAAAATATTACAAGGATTATTATTCATTATTGCTTCTATGTTAGTTGTTGTAAGTGTTTAA